The region ATCGAACCTTATCAACTTCAGTCTCCTATTAAAAATCTCATCCCCGTATATTGATATGAGCTCATTTATGAGATCATCAACGCTCTTGAATCCATCCTCCCTCGCTAGATCATCGTCAATCTCCCCTAAGCTGAGCTCCCTCACTTCCCTTATTATAGCTTCACCTATCCTCTCCTCCCCTGCCTCTAAGCAAACTAAATCTCCAGGATTGAGGCTCGTTTCCATTCTTATCGTGCTCCTCTTCCTCCCAGAGATTATCCAATCCTTATATTTCCCCTTGAACTTCAGGACCTTCATAATATTCCCCTCAAGATCGCTTACCCCTCAATTGAGGTCTTAGATTATACAGTTATCTCAGAAATACCGACCCTCCTTGAGACATATTAGAGTCCTGCTTGCGGTATGTAAGCTTTTTTGATCTTTTGATGAGGAAAGAGGATATGTAATTCACCTTCTCAAAGAAATAAATATGAATAGAGATAGAAGCCCTATGACAACGCACTATCTCACGATCTAAGCTGCGATAATGCTCAATGAGTAGTTCTAACTACCGATCGTGCGATTTAAATCGGTAGGAAAAGTTATAAAGTTCACTATAGGAGACCTCCAATCACCCCGCATCCCCTTAGGTGATCTATCATGGGAGAGGTACCATCGATTTTTGTGAGGAGATCCTCCGGTCTAGTTAGAGAGGTCTACCCTAAGGATTCCTTCATATATAATGTCTACTTCACAGCTTACTTCACGGCTTTAGTTTTCGTCTATCTTATAGCGCTTTACGTAGTTCCAGCGGAAGCTCTCGTCCCAGGGCTGATATTATCGACATTCCTCTTCACTTTCCAAGTCTTAGTTTACTCCCTGCTGTCCATCGCGATGCCCAGGAGTGGTGGAGATTACGTGATAATAAGTAGGGCATTGCATCCGTTCCTAGGGTTCATATCGAGCTGGAATTGGTTCATCTGGCTAGCTTTCTGGTTCGCTTTTGGAGGATACACCTTCTCCTCCGTAGCTTTATCCACGATGTTCCTCACCCTCGGGCTAGTGACAGGGAATCCATCTCTAGTCTCAATAGGGGATATGCTAGCTGAACCGATCCCAGCTCTCATCGTGGGAACGCTCATCATGCTCGTGTTCCTCGCTATGACATCCTTCGGCTTGGGTAGATTCATAAAGATCCAATTGATCACTTTCATCATAGGGTTCATAGGCGTATTAATCGGTGCTATTTATTTAGCCCTCTGCGATCCCAGAACTTATGCGGAAACTC is a window of Candidatus Korarchaeum sp. DNA encoding:
- a CDS encoding ASCH domain-containing protein, with product MKVLKFKGKYKDWIISGRKRSTIRMETSLNPGDLVCLEAGEERIGEAIIREVRELSLGEIDDDLAREDGFKSVDDLINELISIYGDEIFNRRLKLIRFDLIGRD